Proteins encoded within one genomic window of Thunnus maccoyii chromosome 22, fThuMac1.1, whole genome shotgun sequence:
- the LOC121889430 gene encoding E3 ubiquitin-protein ligase TRIM7 isoform X1, with protein MFHNPHSLYSLQRMSLHGSFLSDVQFQCSICLDVFTNPSSTPCGHSFCMACISRYWDGSKVCQCPLCKKTFHKRPDLQINRTLREITEQFKSMTGGGGGGGGGVGREKRGGKGGGRDGCVQDNLFDELRKKLPRPLPKTPMALTYEAQTHGEPNPTLLSPATIPVTTSLASSLPNNSPISALNHTSRPPPPPPPVSRSSGRRRFTMSGAANSNNLPICDIHHRGIMIYCRTDKVCICPDCETEDHPDHDTVTIEAEWMETKVQLSASEQEIQEMIRQRIRKIEEIRMSVNELELAVERETAGSVCVFSALVSAIERSQAELMEVLEMSRRAAEHQADAMIRQLELEVEELRRRESVLAQLAQSDDHIHCVKTFPILSSPPPAKDWSGVSVNSDLGTGTIYRSLAVLVERFQKELNSIAETGFPATLLEPSPVRTQPRMRRIQEYAVDVTLDSNTAHPRLILSEDMKSVRCADRHQLVPDNTERFDRVVCVLGREAISSGRHYWEVQVGGKTDWDLGVARQSINRKGKFEITPSNGYWFLSLRDKNKYAFRTEPSTDVHLNLRPHKIGIFVDFEKGQVSFYNVDAKMHIYTFNDTFTECIYPFFSPCTNKSGKNDGPLVITPVNMTE; from the exons GATGTCCTTACATGGTAGTTTTCTGTCTGATGTGCAGTTCCAGTGCTCGATCTGTTTGGATGTGTTCACTAACCCTTCGTCCACACCATGCGGCCACAGCTTCTGCATGGCCTGCATCAGCAGATACTGGGATGGATCTAAG GTTTGCCAGTGTCCTCTGTGTAAGAAGACCTTCCATAAGCGGCCAGACCTCCAGATCAACAGGACGCTGCGAGAGATCACTGAGCAGTTCAAATCgatgacaggaggaggaggaggaggaggaggaggagtagggagggagaagagaggagggaaaggaggaggaagagacgGATGCGTACAGGATAATTTATTTGATGAATTGCGGAAGAAGCTGCCACGACCTCTACCAAAGACACCCATGGCACTGACCTATGAGGCTCAAACCCATG GTGAGCCCAACCCGACATTGTTGTCACCAGCAACCATTCCCGTCACCACCTCGCTGGCTTCTTCGTTACCAAACAACAGTCCGATCTCGGCCTTGAACCACACCTCCAGACCTCCTCCGCCACCTCCCCCTGTCTCCCGCTCCAGCGGTCGGAGAAGGTTCACTATGAGTGGGGCTGCGAATAGCAACAACCTCCCTATCTGTGACATCCACCACAGGGGAATAATG ATTTACTGTAGGACAGACAAAGTATGTATATGTCCTGATTGTGAGACCGAGGACCACCCGGATCATGACACAGTGACTATTGAAGCTGAATGGATGGAAACCAAG gttcaGCTGAGTGCGTCGGAGCAGGAGATCCAGGAGATGATCAGACAAAGAATCAGAAAGATTGAAGAGATCAGAATGTCAGTGAATGAACTGGAG TTGGCGGTGGAGCGAGAGACAGCGGGCAGCGTATGTGTGTTCTCAGCACTGGTGTCTGCCATTGAGCGCTCCCAGGCAGAGCTGATGGAGGTGCTGGAGATGAGCCGGAGGGCGGCCGAGCACCAGGCTGATGCCATGATACGGCAGCTGGAGCTGGAGGTCGAAGAACTGCGGAGGAGAGAAAGCGTGCTTGCCCAGCTTGCCCAATCAGACGATCACATACACTGTGTCAAG ACCTTCCCCATCCTCTCCAGTCCTCCACCTGCCAAAGACTGGTCTGGAGTGTCGGTGAACTCTGACCTGGGAACAGGGACCATCTACAGATCGCTGGCAGTTCTGGTGGAAAGGTTCCAGAAAGAGCTGAATAGTATTGCAGAGACAG GTTTTCCTGCCACCTTACTGGAACCCAGTCCGGTCCGAACACAGCCCA gGATGAGGAGGATACAGGAGTATGCAG TGGATGTAACTCTGGACTCCAATACTGCCCATCCCAGATTGATTCTGTCAGAGGACATGAAGAGT GTGAGGTGTGCAGATCGACACCAGCTGGTTCCAGACAACACAGAGAGGTTTGACAGAGTTGTCTGTGTCCTGGGGAGGGAGGCAATTTCCTCTGGGAGACACTACTGGGAG GTGCAGGTGGGCGGGAAGACAGACTGGGATCTGGGGGTAGCCAGGCAATCAATCAACAGGAAGGGGAAGTTTGAAATTACCCCAAGCAACGGATACTGGTTCCTCAGCCTGAGAGACAA GAACAAGTACGCCTTTCGCACTGAACCCTCCACAGACGTCCATTTGAACCTCCGACCCCATAAGATTGGGATATTTGTTGACTTTGAGAAAGGACAG GTGTCTTTCTACAACGTTGACGCTAAAATGCACATCTACACCTTCAATGACACGTTCACTGAATGCATCTACCCGTTCTTCAGCCCCTGTACGAATAAATCTGGAAAGAACGACGGGCCACTGGTTATCACACCAGTTAACATGACAGAGTGA
- the LOC121889430 gene encoding E3 ubiquitin-protein ligase TRIM7 isoform X2 has protein sequence MSLHGSFLSDVQFQCSICLDVFTNPSSTPCGHSFCMACISRYWDGSKVCQCPLCKKTFHKRPDLQINRTLREITEQFKSMTGGGGGGGGGVGREKRGGKGGGRDGCVQDNLFDELRKKLPRPLPKTPMALTYEAQTHGEPNPTLLSPATIPVTTSLASSLPNNSPISALNHTSRPPPPPPPVSRSSGRRRFTMSGAANSNNLPICDIHHRGIMIYCRTDKVCICPDCETEDHPDHDTVTIEAEWMETKVQLSASEQEIQEMIRQRIRKIEEIRMSVNELELAVERETAGSVCVFSALVSAIERSQAELMEVLEMSRRAAEHQADAMIRQLELEVEELRRRESVLAQLAQSDDHIHCVKTFPILSSPPPAKDWSGVSVNSDLGTGTIYRSLAVLVERFQKELNSIAETGFPATLLEPSPVRTQPRMRRIQEYAVDVTLDSNTAHPRLILSEDMKSVRCADRHQLVPDNTERFDRVVCVLGREAISSGRHYWEVQVGGKTDWDLGVARQSINRKGKFEITPSNGYWFLSLRDKNKYAFRTEPSTDVHLNLRPHKIGIFVDFEKGQVSFYNVDAKMHIYTFNDTFTECIYPFFSPCTNKSGKNDGPLVITPVNMTE, from the exons ATGTCCTTACATGGTAGTTTTCTGTCTGATGTGCAGTTCCAGTGCTCGATCTGTTTGGATGTGTTCACTAACCCTTCGTCCACACCATGCGGCCACAGCTTCTGCATGGCCTGCATCAGCAGATACTGGGATGGATCTAAG GTTTGCCAGTGTCCTCTGTGTAAGAAGACCTTCCATAAGCGGCCAGACCTCCAGATCAACAGGACGCTGCGAGAGATCACTGAGCAGTTCAAATCgatgacaggaggaggaggaggaggaggaggaggagtagggagggagaagagaggagggaaaggaggaggaagagacgGATGCGTACAGGATAATTTATTTGATGAATTGCGGAAGAAGCTGCCACGACCTCTACCAAAGACACCCATGGCACTGACCTATGAGGCTCAAACCCATG GTGAGCCCAACCCGACATTGTTGTCACCAGCAACCATTCCCGTCACCACCTCGCTGGCTTCTTCGTTACCAAACAACAGTCCGATCTCGGCCTTGAACCACACCTCCAGACCTCCTCCGCCACCTCCCCCTGTCTCCCGCTCCAGCGGTCGGAGAAGGTTCACTATGAGTGGGGCTGCGAATAGCAACAACCTCCCTATCTGTGACATCCACCACAGGGGAATAATG ATTTACTGTAGGACAGACAAAGTATGTATATGTCCTGATTGTGAGACCGAGGACCACCCGGATCATGACACAGTGACTATTGAAGCTGAATGGATGGAAACCAAG gttcaGCTGAGTGCGTCGGAGCAGGAGATCCAGGAGATGATCAGACAAAGAATCAGAAAGATTGAAGAGATCAGAATGTCAGTGAATGAACTGGAG TTGGCGGTGGAGCGAGAGACAGCGGGCAGCGTATGTGTGTTCTCAGCACTGGTGTCTGCCATTGAGCGCTCCCAGGCAGAGCTGATGGAGGTGCTGGAGATGAGCCGGAGGGCGGCCGAGCACCAGGCTGATGCCATGATACGGCAGCTGGAGCTGGAGGTCGAAGAACTGCGGAGGAGAGAAAGCGTGCTTGCCCAGCTTGCCCAATCAGACGATCACATACACTGTGTCAAG ACCTTCCCCATCCTCTCCAGTCCTCCACCTGCCAAAGACTGGTCTGGAGTGTCGGTGAACTCTGACCTGGGAACAGGGACCATCTACAGATCGCTGGCAGTTCTGGTGGAAAGGTTCCAGAAAGAGCTGAATAGTATTGCAGAGACAG GTTTTCCTGCCACCTTACTGGAACCCAGTCCGGTCCGAACACAGCCCA gGATGAGGAGGATACAGGAGTATGCAG TGGATGTAACTCTGGACTCCAATACTGCCCATCCCAGATTGATTCTGTCAGAGGACATGAAGAGT GTGAGGTGTGCAGATCGACACCAGCTGGTTCCAGACAACACAGAGAGGTTTGACAGAGTTGTCTGTGTCCTGGGGAGGGAGGCAATTTCCTCTGGGAGACACTACTGGGAG GTGCAGGTGGGCGGGAAGACAGACTGGGATCTGGGGGTAGCCAGGCAATCAATCAACAGGAAGGGGAAGTTTGAAATTACCCCAAGCAACGGATACTGGTTCCTCAGCCTGAGAGACAA GAACAAGTACGCCTTTCGCACTGAACCCTCCACAGACGTCCATTTGAACCTCCGACCCCATAAGATTGGGATATTTGTTGACTTTGAGAAAGGACAG GTGTCTTTCTACAACGTTGACGCTAAAATGCACATCTACACCTTCAATGACACGTTCACTGAATGCATCTACCCGTTCTTCAGCCCCTGTACGAATAAATCTGGAAAGAACGACGGGCCACTGGTTATCACACCAGTTAACATGACAGAGTGA